A region from the Streptomyces lydicus genome encodes:
- a CDS encoding ABC transporter ATP-binding protein: MIEAVGLTKRYGAKTAVYNLSFQVRPGTVTGFLGPNGSGKSTTMRMILGLDAPTSGRATIAGHPFRSLSNAPRQVGALLDAKAVHGGRSARQHLLSLAQLSGIPARRVDEVLGVVGLQDVAGRRSKGFSLGMGQRLGIAAALLGDPQVLLFDEPVNGLDPEGILWVRNLMKQLAAEGRTVFVSSHLMSEMALTAEHLIVIGRGQLMADMPVKDFISANSADFAKVRTPDTEPEQPEKLTAAIGEAGGQVVPEPDGALRVTGLPLPRISDVAHLAGVRLWELSPHQASLEEAYMQLTQGAVDYRSTHDQRAGLQGAPAGYAPQGAAPQGFAGGPGYPAGQPGQAPAGVPGQGQQNPYAQQDPYAQQAAGAAPGPGYPPPAQAQGHPYGGPESYGAPHPYGQQPAAPMPPAAPAAQPTPHHEDAR; the protein is encoded by the coding sequence TTGATCGAGGCAGTCGGCCTGACGAAGCGCTACGGCGCCAAGACGGCCGTGTACAACCTGTCGTTCCAGGTAAGGCCGGGCACGGTGACCGGCTTCCTGGGGCCCAACGGCTCCGGTAAGTCGACCACCATGCGCATGATTCTGGGCCTGGACGCACCGACCTCGGGGCGGGCCACCATCGCCGGCCACCCCTTCCGCAGCCTCTCCAACGCTCCGCGCCAGGTGGGCGCGCTGCTCGATGCCAAGGCCGTGCACGGCGGCCGCAGCGCGCGCCAGCATCTGCTCTCGCTCGCCCAGCTGTCCGGTATTCCCGCCCGCCGGGTCGACGAGGTGCTGGGGGTGGTCGGTCTGCAGGACGTCGCGGGGCGGCGCTCCAAGGGCTTCTCGCTCGGTATGGGCCAGCGGCTGGGCATCGCCGCGGCGCTGCTCGGCGATCCGCAGGTACTGCTCTTCGACGAGCCGGTCAACGGCCTCGACCCCGAAGGCATCCTGTGGGTGCGCAATCTGATGAAGCAGCTGGCAGCCGAGGGCCGTACGGTCTTCGTCTCCTCGCATCTGATGAGCGAAATGGCCCTGACCGCCGAGCACTTGATCGTGATCGGCCGTGGGCAGCTGATGGCGGACATGCCGGTCAAGGACTTCATCTCGGCCAACTCCGCTGATTTCGCCAAGGTGCGCACGCCCGACACCGAGCCGGAACAGCCCGAGAAGCTGACCGCCGCGATCGGTGAGGCCGGCGGGCAGGTCGTACCCGAGCCGGACGGCGCGCTGCGGGTGACCGGGCTGCCGCTCCCCCGTATCAGCGATGTCGCGCACCTGGCCGGGGTCCGGCTGTGGGAGCTGTCGCCGCACCAGGCGTCGCTGGAAGAGGCGTATATGCAGCTGACGCAGGGCGCCGTGGACTACCGCTCGACGCACGACCAGCGGGCCGGTCTGCAGGGTGCCCCCGCCGGGTACGCGCCGCAGGGCGCCGCACCGCAGGGGTTCGCGGGCGGACCCGGATACCCGGCCGGGCAGCCGGGCCAGGCACCGGCCGGCGTTCCCGGCCAGGGGCAGCAAAACCCGTACGCCCAGCAGGATCCGTACGCCCAGCAGGCGGCCGGGGCGGCTCCGGGGCCGGGCTATCCGCCGCCGGCGCAGGCGCAAGGCCACCCGTACGGGGGACCCGAGTCTTACGGCGCACCTCACCCGTACGGGCAACAGCCCGCCGCGCCCATGCCGCCCGCCGCCCCCGCCGCCCAGCCCACGCCGCACCACGAGGACGCCCGATGA
- a CDS encoding ABC transporter permease, which produces MAAVGQVIRSEWTKIRSVRSTVWTLGVAVVVTVGLGVVICSLTSSDFNSMPARARLSFDATNISFAGMGLGQLAMIVFGVLVVSNEYSTGMIRASLAAVPQRGTFLFCKLLVATALVFVVGLVTSFVTFFAGQSALGDLRAHIGDPGVLRAVIGGGLYMTLIALFSMAVATMLRSPMLSLGILMPFFFLISNILGNVTATRKIGRFLPDQAGSKIMQVVTPANSDVPYGPWGGLGIMIAWTAAALIGGFVLLKRRDA; this is translated from the coding sequence ATGGCGGCGGTCGGGCAGGTCATTCGGTCGGAGTGGACCAAGATCAGGTCGGTGCGGTCCACGGTGTGGACGCTGGGCGTCGCCGTCGTGGTCACCGTGGGGCTGGGTGTGGTGATCTGCAGCCTGACCAGCAGCGACTTCAACTCGATGCCGGCCAGGGCCCGGCTGTCGTTCGACGCCACCAACATCAGCTTCGCCGGGATGGGGCTGGGCCAGCTGGCGATGATCGTCTTCGGGGTGCTGGTGGTGTCGAACGAGTACAGCACCGGCATGATCCGCGCCTCGCTGGCCGCCGTACCGCAGCGCGGCACCTTCCTGTTCTGCAAGCTGCTGGTGGCCACCGCACTGGTCTTCGTCGTCGGCCTGGTGACCAGCTTTGTGACGTTCTTCGCCGGGCAGTCGGCGCTGGGCGACCTCCGGGCGCATATCGGGGATCCGGGTGTGCTGCGCGCGGTGATCGGCGGCGGGCTCTATATGACGCTCATCGCGCTGTTCTCGATGGCGGTGGCCACCATGCTGCGGAGTCCGATGCTTTCGCTGGGCATTCTGATGCCGTTCTTCTTCCTCATTTCCAATATTCTCGGAAATGTCACGGCGACCCGGAAAATCGGCCGCTTTCTGCCGGACCAGGCGGGTTCAAAGATCATGCAAGTGGTGACGCCCGCCAACAGCGATGTGCCGTACGGCCCGTGGGGCGGGCTGGGAATCATGATCGCCTGGACGGCCGCGGCACTCATCGGCGGGTTCGTACTCCTCAAAAGGCGCGACGCATAA
- a CDS encoding LLM class flavin-dependent oxidoreductase, with amino-acid sequence MRVGAFILAAQFPGQGQGEALHRAVRSAEVAEEAGLDDVWLAEHHFVPYGVCPNAATLAGLLLGRTRRIGVGTAVSVLPTQHPVALGEQAALLHLTSDGRFTLGVGRGGPWVDLEVFGSGLEAYDHGFPESLDLLMRWLREPRVGAQGERYTFREVAVVPRPAEALTDPDDPGAGPPGPPVVVACTSPSSVRTAAARGLPMLLGMHCGDEEKAEMVALWRAAAREAGLDGDEVAAAGHVSAGVVQIADDREAARETLTKAMPGWLRQGLGAHVTVDGRYRTMRDPQAYTELLCGLHPVGPPQWCADRLAATSERTGITRFALLVEGSGDLAATEENVRRLGTEVLSQLQ; translated from the coding sequence ATGCGCGTTGGGGCTTTCATCCTGGCCGCTCAATTCCCCGGTCAGGGACAGGGGGAAGCACTGCACCGCGCGGTGCGCTCCGCGGAGGTCGCGGAGGAGGCCGGACTCGACGATGTCTGGCTGGCGGAACACCACTTCGTACCCTATGGCGTCTGCCCGAACGCGGCGACGCTGGCCGGGCTGCTGCTGGGCCGGACCCGCAGGATCGGCGTCGGGACGGCGGTGAGCGTGCTGCCGACCCAGCATCCGGTGGCACTCGGTGAACAGGCGGCGCTGCTGCATCTCACCTCCGACGGGCGGTTCACGCTCGGCGTCGGCCGGGGCGGCCCCTGGGTCGATCTGGAGGTGTTCGGTTCCGGACTCGAAGCGTATGACCACGGCTTCCCGGAATCGCTCGATCTGCTGATGCGCTGGCTGCGGGAGCCCCGGGTCGGCGCGCAGGGCGAGCGCTATACGTTCCGCGAAGTGGCGGTGGTACCGCGTCCGGCCGAGGCGCTGACCGATCCGGACGATCCGGGAGCCGGCCCTCCGGGCCCGCCGGTCGTCGTCGCCTGCACCTCCCCCTCGTCGGTGCGCACGGCGGCCGCGCGCGGGCTGCCCATGCTGCTGGGCATGCACTGCGGCGACGAGGAGAAGGCGGAGATGGTCGCGCTGTGGCGGGCGGCCGCGCGGGAGGCCGGGCTGGACGGCGACGAGGTGGCCGCGGCCGGGCATGTCTCGGCCGGCGTGGTGCAGATCGCCGACGACCGCGAGGCCGCGCGGGAGACCCTGACGAAGGCGATGCCCGGCTGGCTGCGGCAGGGGCTGGGCGCCCATGTGACGGTCGACGGCCGCTACCGCACGATGCGCGATCCGCAGGCCTATACGGAGTTGCTGTGCGGGCTGCACCCCGTCGGTCCGCCGCAGTGGTGCGCGGACCGGCTGGCGGCGACCTCGGAGCGTACGGGCATCACCCGCTTCGCGCTGCTCGTCGAGGGCTCCGGCGACCTTGCGGCGACGGAGGAGAACGTCCGCCGGCTGGGCACGGAGGTGCTGTCGCAGTTGCAGTGA
- a CDS encoding SCO5389 family protein has translation MSLDVSPALLEQAERGEVDEAAFVDCVRTSLPYAWGMISSLVAQLKVDGGEFADNQTPPPDEQARGQLLRALASDAIRGSLERHFGVRLAFQNCHRVAVFPLDPVVDDRLARFTSIRGQLLNQSPELRDC, from the coding sequence ATGTCGCTCGACGTCTCACCGGCCCTCCTCGAACAGGCCGAGCGAGGCGAGGTCGACGAAGCCGCATTTGTCGACTGCGTCCGGACCTCCCTGCCCTATGCATGGGGGATGATCAGCTCTCTGGTGGCCCAGCTGAAGGTGGACGGCGGAGAGTTCGCCGACAACCAGACGCCGCCGCCGGACGAGCAGGCGCGCGGCCAGCTGCTGCGCGCGCTGGCGAGTGACGCCATCCGTGGTTCCCTTGAGCGCCACTTCGGTGTGCGGCTCGCCTTTCAGAACTGCCACCGTGTCGCGGTTTTCCCGCTCGACCCGGTGGTGGACGACCGCCTGGCCCGCTTCACCTCCATACGGGGTCAGCTGCTGAACCAGTCGCCCGAACTCCGCGACTGCTGA
- a CDS encoding ABC transporter ATP-binding protein: MIELEGLTKHYGDKVAVDHLTFTVRPGIVTGFLGPNGAGKSTTMRMMLDLDNPTSGTVRINGRHYRRMQDPLTYIGALLEAKSVHGGRSAANHLLCLAQSNGIPRRRVGEVLDTVGLSAVAKKRTKGFSLGMSQRLGIAAALLGDPQVLLFDEPVNGLDPEGIHWIRTLMQNLAAQGRTVFVSSHLMSEMALTAEHLIVIGQGRLMADTSMKDFIHQNSRSYVRMRSPEQEKLLDLLHTEGMQAVAAGNGSLEVDGVPAERLGELAAAHQLVLHELSPQQASLEEAFMQLTAESVEYHAHGGEPVPAQAGGWSPAARPPGEPQPAGARPGEPQPTGWGANWQKKKRS, encoded by the coding sequence ATGATCGAGCTCGAGGGGCTGACCAAGCATTACGGCGACAAGGTCGCCGTGGACCACCTCACCTTCACCGTGCGGCCCGGTATCGTCACCGGCTTCCTCGGCCCCAACGGCGCGGGCAAGTCGACGACCATGCGGATGATGCTCGACCTGGACAACCCGACGTCGGGCACGGTCCGGATCAACGGCAGGCACTACCGCCGGATGCAGGATCCGCTGACGTACATCGGGGCGCTGCTGGAGGCGAAGTCGGTGCACGGCGGCCGGAGCGCCGCCAACCATCTGCTGTGTCTGGCGCAGAGCAACGGCATCCCCCGCAGGCGGGTCGGCGAGGTGCTGGACACCGTGGGGCTGAGCGCCGTCGCCAAGAAGCGGACGAAGGGGTTCTCGCTCGGGATGAGCCAGCGGCTGGGCATCGCCGCCGCGCTGCTCGGCGATCCGCAGGTGCTGCTCTTCGACGAGCCGGTCAACGGCCTCGACCCCGAGGGAATCCACTGGATCCGCACGCTCATGCAGAACCTCGCGGCCCAGGGCCGTACCGTTTTCGTCTCCTCGCATCTGATGAGCGAGATGGCGCTGACCGCCGAGCACCTGATCGTGATCGGGCAGGGCCGGCTGATGGCGGACACCTCGATGAAGGACTTCATCCACCAGAACTCGCGGTCCTACGTCCGGATGCGCTCCCCGGAGCAGGAGAAGCTGCTGGACCTGCTGCACACCGAGGGCATGCAGGCGGTGGCGGCCGGCAACGGCTCGCTGGAGGTCGACGGGGTGCCCGCGGAGCGGCTGGGCGAACTGGCCGCGGCACATCAGCTGGTGCTCCATGAGCTGAGCCCTCAGCAGGCCTCCCTGGAGGAGGCGTTCATGCAGCTGACCGCGGAGTCGGTGGAGTACCACGCACACGGCGGCGAACCGGTGCCGGCGCAGGCCGGCGGGTGGTCGCCGGCGGCGCGGCCCCCGGGAGAGCCGCAGCCGGCCGGGGCACGGCCGGGCGAACCGCAGCCGACCGGCTGGGGCGCAAACTGGCAGAAGAAGAAGAGGAGCTGA
- a CDS encoding ATP-binding protein — protein MDPNSHRGPEEYGEQGGPAEPQGPAVGGTRSASGGLARVVRLVSGPYLVTVNPVDGSEIEPCPPGDRPEAPGRLGPQERAEAARAAAPPVPPGPTGTAGHESVLEERTEDTERLVRLLSRGRSVRVTGPSGSGRTRLLDAVATACADLAPDGVVRLSGYHRTTTDLLYALFAAVYRAPQHRPDRPELLRMIAEIGAIVVLDDLEFGGAALDELLDATPECAFLIAATPDVAAPSPGSHLEEVFLGGLGRAGCARLLERAVDRPLTDDEEAWSADLWFESEGLPLRFVQAAALLRQRDRMRGAPGALDDGYGLFPEEGAADTGTGTAAETTTAADDAGTEPGEQAEVPLPSLGEAAAPAPLLASRLGDAAQETLRFAVALGGELPHQAHLPALTQDTHADAALGELLACGLITPVGSHYRLAATVQEQLEAAGYAEGAAARAHTAAQHYAWWAGHPSVTPERVAAESAVALAAMGALTGSRESGHASAAVLLARTAAPAFAAALQWNAWERTLRHGQEAARLAGEVAEEAYFHHELGVLALCTGSLDRARAELEASIGLRGVLSDRSGAVAGRRALALVTDRSRADAAAAATTALPHAVAAASAASPDATEKRIAVPRVGASTAKLRAAHAEVTAGTVTARGASATAATAAVAAVTGSGTKAGGKGALRVFGGARRNVVAAGAGALLAAVLGTVVTLGATGGDHPHDDKVSTEQTTDDGDSSDQPAQQPATGSSLPPAGPGTSRPGAPARSQSPSPSASDPATSGSPTDTGTGPTSPTSDPTEPTERPTSPTGRPTPTRTPTEEPSTTTSPTGSGEPSPSDNPGTGKPTTQSPSQSAANPSGSSAGGRTPSGSAGTTPSGSSSSGGGTTPSGGSPATGGGTPSNGTAPSGSGTQSAPAG, from the coding sequence ATGGACCCGAACAGCCACCGGGGACCTGAGGAGTACGGCGAGCAGGGCGGCCCTGCCGAGCCACAAGGCCCCGCGGTCGGCGGCACGCGCAGCGCCTCCGGCGGGCTCGCCCGCGTCGTCCGGCTCGTCTCGGGCCCCTACCTCGTCACCGTCAACCCCGTCGACGGCAGCGAAATAGAACCCTGCCCGCCCGGGGACCGCCCCGAGGCCCCCGGCAGGCTCGGCCCACAGGAGCGCGCCGAGGCCGCCCGCGCCGCCGCGCCCCCGGTGCCCCCGGGCCCGACCGGGACCGCCGGTCACGAGAGCGTGCTCGAAGAGCGCACCGAGGACACCGAACGCCTGGTCCGGCTGCTCTCCCGCGGCCGCTCGGTACGCGTCACCGGCCCCTCCGGCTCGGGCCGCACCCGGCTGCTGGACGCCGTCGCCACCGCCTGCGCCGACCTCGCCCCCGACGGCGTCGTCCGGCTCTCCGGCTACCACCGCACCACCACCGACCTGCTGTACGCGCTGTTCGCCGCCGTGTACCGGGCCCCGCAGCACCGCCCCGACCGGCCCGAACTGCTGCGCATGATCGCCGAGATCGGCGCCATCGTCGTCCTGGACGACCTGGAATTCGGCGGCGCCGCGCTCGACGAACTGCTCGACGCCACCCCGGAATGCGCCTTCCTGATCGCCGCCACTCCCGACGTCGCGGCCCCCAGCCCCGGCTCGCACCTCGAAGAGGTCTTCCTCGGCGGTCTCGGCCGGGCCGGCTGCGCCCGGCTGCTGGAGCGCGCCGTGGACCGGCCGCTCACCGACGACGAGGAGGCCTGGTCCGCCGACCTCTGGTTCGAGTCCGAGGGGCTGCCGCTGCGCTTCGTGCAGGCTGCCGCCCTGCTGCGGCAGCGTGACCGGATGCGGGGTGCACCGGGTGCCCTCGACGACGGCTACGGGCTCTTCCCCGAGGAGGGGGCGGCCGACACCGGCACCGGCACCGCGGCCGAGACCACGACTGCCGCCGACGACGCCGGCACCGAGCCCGGCGAGCAGGCCGAGGTGCCCTTGCCGTCCCTCGGCGAGGCCGCCGCGCCCGCCCCGCTGCTCGCGTCCCGGCTGGGCGACGCCGCCCAGGAGACGCTGCGCTTCGCCGTGGCGCTCGGCGGTGAGCTGCCCCACCAGGCGCATCTGCCGGCCCTCACCCAGGACACCCATGCCGATGCCGCCCTCGGCGAGCTGCTGGCCTGCGGCCTGATCACCCCGGTCGGCAGCCACTACCGGCTCGCCGCCACCGTCCAGGAGCAGTTGGAGGCGGCCGGCTACGCGGAGGGCGCGGCCGCACGGGCGCACACCGCCGCTCAGCACTACGCCTGGTGGGCCGGTCACCCCTCGGTCACGCCGGAGCGGGTCGCCGCCGAATCCGCTGTGGCACTGGCGGCCATGGGCGCACTGACCGGAAGCCGGGAGAGCGGGCACGCCAGTGCGGCCGTGCTGCTAGCCCGTACGGCCGCCCCGGCGTTCGCCGCCGCCCTGCAGTGGAACGCGTGGGAGCGCACCCTGCGACACGGCCAGGAGGCCGCGCGGCTGGCCGGGGAGGTCGCCGAAGAGGCCTACTTCCACCACGAGCTGGGCGTCCTGGCACTGTGCACCGGCAGCCTGGACCGGGCGCGCGCCGAGCTGGAGGCGTCCATCGGGCTGCGTGGGGTGCTCTCCGACCGCAGTGGCGCGGTGGCCGGACGGCGGGCGCTGGCGCTGGTCACCGACCGTTCGCGGGCCGATGCGGCCGCGGCGGCCACCACGGCGCTCCCGCACGCGGTCGCCGCGGCCTCCGCGGCGTCACCGGACGCGACGGAGAAGCGGATCGCCGTGCCGCGCGTCGGCGCCTCGACCGCCAAGCTGCGGGCGGCACATGCCGAGGTGACCGCGGGCACCGTCACCGCCCGGGGCGCCTCGGCGACCGCCGCCACCGCGGCCGTCGCTGCCGTGACCGGGAGTGGCACCAAGGCCGGCGGCAAGGGCGCCCTGCGGGTGTTCGGCGGGGCGCGCCGCAATGTGGTGGCCGCGGGCGCCGGCGCACTGCTGGCGGCCGTCCTCGGCACCGTCGTCACCCTCGGGGCGACCGGTGGTGACCACCCGCACGACGACAAGGTCAGCACCGAGCAGACCACGGACGACGGCGACAGCAGCGACCAGCCGGCCCAGCAGCCCGCCACGGGCTCCAGCCTGCCGCCCGCCGGCCCCGGAACCTCCCGGCCCGGTGCCCCGGCGCGGTCGCAGAGCCCGTCGCCGTCCGCGAGCGACCCCGCCACCAGTGGCTCGCCCACCGACACCGGCACCGGGCCCACGAGCCCGACGAGCGACCCGACCGAGCCGACCGAGCGGCCCACTTCGCCCACCGGCCGGCCGACCCCTACCCGTACGCCGACCGAAGAGCCGTCCACGACTACCTCGCCGACGGGTTCCGGCGAGCCCTCGCCCAGTGACAACCCCGGCACGGGCAAGCCCACGACCCAGAGCCCGTCGCAGTCGGCCGCCAACCCCTCCGGCAGCTCGGCCGGCGGCCGTACCCCCTCCGGCAGCGCCGGCACCACCCCCTCCGGCAGTTCCTCCAGTGGCGGTGGCACCACTCCGTCCGGTGGATCACCGGCGACGGGCGGCGGCACACCGTCGAACGGAACGGCCCCCTCCGGCTCCGGTACGCAGAGCGCCCCGGCCGGCTGA
- a CDS encoding ABC transporter permease subunit: MTSPQQPQPQPQPERGPHDTGAQQQPMPAAPPMPPPAPQGPAPQQQGTPAQAQPTGPEQPAQQPAPQQHAPAKEAGTMMLQAQQAPGQPAPAKEAGTMMLQAQQAPGRPAPAQEAGTMTLQAQQAPQAQQAQQPPVPQPLAAHGPGKDAGTMMLQAQAQAPAQGQAPAPVQAPAPQGQVQGQAPQPPAQPHPQQAYAGGPGGYVSPIPVRPTHLGHALLSEWTKIRSVQSTLWTAGVMILLTVGIGLLTGSVVAGHSDTLGPDSPLSYGTFGMMMGLIPLITLGVLVISSEYGTGMVRTTLTACPARARILTAKAIVFFVLSFVLALVTTTVVALAQYSMVSGLQIKNEPTGGDWFKATVGVSLFVAMIGLLSLAVGALLRHSAGAITLMIGVYLLPLVLAIFMQAESLKDIQIWLLEYALPSQLGVMFSSSLINSGPSGWDPLLIVTGLTAVTLGAAYAVINKRDV; this comes from the coding sequence ATGACCAGCCCTCAGCAGCCGCAGCCCCAGCCGCAGCCTGAGCGCGGACCCCACGACACCGGCGCGCAGCAGCAGCCGATGCCGGCCGCGCCCCCGATGCCGCCCCCCGCCCCGCAGGGCCCCGCACCGCAGCAGCAGGGCACCCCGGCCCAGGCACAGCCCACCGGTCCGGAGCAGCCCGCGCAGCAGCCGGCGCCGCAGCAGCACGCGCCCGCCAAGGAGGCCGGCACGATGATGCTCCAGGCCCAGCAGGCACCCGGGCAGCCCGCACCGGCCAAGGAAGCGGGCACGATGATGCTCCAGGCCCAGCAGGCACCCGGCCGGCCCGCACCGGCCCAAGAGGCGGGCACCATGACGCTCCAGGCCCAGCAGGCTCCGCAGGCCCAGCAGGCCCAGCAGCCGCCCGTGCCGCAGCCGCTGGCCGCGCACGGACCGGGCAAGGACGCGGGCACGATGATGCTCCAGGCCCAGGCCCAGGCACCGGCCCAGGGGCAGGCACCGGCACCGGTTCAGGCACCGGCCCCCCAGGGCCAGGTTCAGGGCCAGGCCCCCCAGCCTCCCGCCCAGCCGCACCCCCAGCAGGCCTACGCCGGCGGACCGGGCGGCTATGTCTCGCCCATCCCGGTGCGCCCCACCCACCTCGGCCATGCGCTGCTCTCCGAGTGGACGAAGATCCGCTCCGTGCAGTCGACGCTCTGGACGGCGGGCGTGATGATCCTCCTGACGGTGGGCATCGGCCTGCTGACGGGCTCGGTCGTCGCCGGGCACAGCGACACGCTCGGCCCCGACTCCCCCCTGAGCTACGGCACCTTCGGGATGATGATGGGCCTGATCCCCCTGATCACCCTGGGCGTGCTGGTGATCTCCTCCGAGTACGGCACCGGAATGGTCCGCACCACCCTCACGGCCTGCCCGGCCCGCGCCCGGATCCTGACCGCCAAGGCGATCGTCTTCTTCGTCCTGAGCTTCGTCCTCGCCCTGGTGACCACGACCGTGGTGGCCCTCGCGCAGTACTCCATGGTCAGCGGCCTGCAGATCAAGAACGAACCGACCGGCGGGGACTGGTTCAAGGCCACGGTCGGGGTGAGCCTCTTCGTCGCCATGATCGGGCTGCTCTCGCTGGCCGTCGGCGCCCTGCTGCGGCACTCCGCGGGCGCGATCACGCTCATGATCGGCGTCTATCTGCTGCCGTTGGTGCTGGCGATCTTCATGCAGGCGGAGAGCCTCAAGGACATCCAGATCTGGCTGCTGGAGTACGCGCTCCCCAGCCAGCTCGGCGTGATGTTCAGCAGCAGCCTCATCAACTCCGGCCCGTCCGGCTGGGACCCCCTGTTGATCGTCACGGGCCTGACGGCCGTCACCCTCGGTGCCGCCTACGCGGTCATCAACAAGCGCGACGTCTGA
- a CDS encoding cellulose-binding protein — translation MSDTSSPFGFELVRRGYDRGQVDDRITKLVADRDSALARITSLEKRIEELHLETQNAQAQVNDAEPSYAGLGARVEKILRLAEEEAKDLREEARRAAEQHRELAESAAQQVRNDAEQFATDRKAKAEDEGARIVEKAKGEAATLRAEAQKDAQSKREEADSLFEETRAKAAQAAADFETNLAKRREQSERDLASRQAKAEKRLAEIEHRAEQLRLEAEKLRTDAERRARQTVETAQRQAEDIVADANAKADRIRSESERELAALTNRRDSINAQLTNVREMLATLTGAAVAAAGAPGDDETASHGVPAQQTR, via the coding sequence ATGAGCGACACTTCCTCCCCCTTCGGCTTCGAGCTCGTGCGGCGTGGGTACGACCGCGGTCAGGTGGACGACCGCATTACGAAGCTCGTCGCCGATCGCGACAGCGCGCTGGCCCGCATCACGTCGCTGGAAAAGCGGATCGAGGAGCTGCACCTCGAAACGCAGAACGCCCAGGCGCAGGTCAATGACGCCGAACCGTCTTACGCGGGCCTCGGTGCGCGCGTGGAGAAGATCCTCCGCCTCGCCGAAGAGGAAGCGAAGGATCTCCGTGAAGAGGCCCGCCGGGCCGCCGAGCAGCACCGCGAGCTGGCCGAGTCGGCCGCCCAGCAGGTCCGTAACGACGCCGAGCAGTTCGCCACCGACCGGAAGGCGAAGGCGGAGGACGAGGGCGCCCGGATCGTCGAGAAGGCCAAGGGCGAGGCGGCGACGCTGCGCGCCGAGGCGCAGAAGGACGCGCAGTCCAAGCGCGAGGAGGCGGACTCCCTCTTCGAGGAGACCCGGGCCAAGGCCGCGCAGGCCGCGGCGGACTTCGAGACCAACCTCGCCAAGCGCCGTGAGCAGTCCGAGCGTGACCTGGCCTCGCGTCAGGCCAAGGCCGAGAAGCGGCTCGCGGAGATCGAGCACCGCGCCGAGCAGCTCCGCCTGGAGGCCGAGAAGCTGCGGACGGACGCGGAGCGCCGGGCCCGCCAGACGGTGGAGACCGCGCAGCGCCAGGCCGAGGACATCGTGGCGGACGCCAACGCCAAGGCGGATCGTATCCGCAGCGAATCCGAGCGCGAGCTGGCGGCGCTGACCAACCGCCGCGACTCGATCAACGCCCAGCTGACCAACGTCCGCGAGATGCTGGCGACGCTGACCGGTGCGGCGGTGGCCGCGGCCGGCGCCCCCGGCGACGACGAGACCGCCTCGCACGGCGTCCCCGCCCAGCAGACCCGCTGA
- the nucS gene encoding endonuclease NucS yields MRLVIARCSVDYAGRLTAHLPSAPRLILVKADGSVSIHADDRAYKPLNWMSPPCTLKEGDGEVWTVENKGGEKLIITLEEVMHDSSHELGVDPGLIKDGVEAHLQELLADRIETLGEGYSLIRREYPTAIGPVDILCRDADNQTVAVEIKRRGEIDGVEQLTRYLELLNRDPHLAPVKGIFAAQEIKPQARVLATDRGIGCVVLDYDALRGIEDDKLRLF; encoded by the coding sequence ATGCGTCTCGTCATCGCCCGCTGCTCCGTGGACTACGCGGGCCGGCTCACCGCCCATCTCCCCTCGGCCCCTCGCCTCATCCTGGTGAAGGCGGACGGCTCCGTCTCCATTCACGCGGACGACCGGGCCTACAAACCCCTCAACTGGATGTCGCCGCCCTGCACTCTCAAGGAGGGCGACGGTGAGGTGTGGACCGTCGAGAACAAGGGCGGCGAGAAGCTGATCATCACCCTCGAGGAGGTCATGCACGACTCCTCGCACGAGCTCGGCGTCGACCCGGGGCTCATCAAGGACGGGGTGGAGGCGCACCTCCAGGAGCTGCTGGCGGACCGGATCGAAACCTTGGGCGAGGGATACTCGCTGATTCGGCGTGAATACCCCACTGCCATCGGCCCGGTGGATATCTTGTGCCGGGACGCCGACAACCAGACCGTCGCCGTCGAGATCAAGCGGCGTGGTGAGATCGACGGAGTCGAGCAGCTCACCCGCTATCTCGAACTCCTCAACCGTGACCCGCACTTGGCGCCGGTGAAGGGCATCTTCGCGGCACAGGAGATCAAGCCGCAGGCGCGGGTGCTGGCCACCGACCGCGGTATCGGCTGCGTCGTCCTGGACTACGACGCGCTGCGTGGCATCGAGGACGACAAGCTGCGTCTGTTCTGA
- a CDS encoding ATP/GTP-binding protein — protein sequence MSPRRNRQHGGAKPIDRTGGDPYGRMGAPPGSGGWETTEEWRGEDWVVRHVGGGGAAKRYRCPGCDQEIPPGVPHVVAWPQHGDVDDRRHWHKACWNARNRRSARLQRSRNAPRY from the coding sequence GTGTCCCCGCGCCGAAACCGCCAGCACGGCGGTGCGAAGCCCATCGACCGCACGGGCGGTGACCCCTACGGCCGGATGGGGGCGCCTCCCGGCAGCGGCGGCTGGGAGACCACCGAGGAGTGGCGCGGCGAGGACTGGGTCGTGCGGCACGTCGGGGGCGGCGGCGCGGCCAAGCGCTACCGCTGCCCCGGCTGCGACCAGGAGATTCCGCCCGGGGTCCCGCATGTGGTCGCCTGGCCGCAGCACGGTGACGTCGACGACCGCCGGCACTGGCACAAGGCGTGCTGGAACGCACGAAACCGCCGGAGCGCGCGGCTCCAGCGGTCCCGTAACGCGCCTCGTTACTAG